A portion of the Luteolibacter rhizosphaerae genome contains these proteins:
- a CDS encoding bifunctional folylpolyglutamate synthase/dihydrofolate synthase, translating to MTYQESIDWLFSTQLFGIKLGLEGPRRLLKEYLAYPDHGVKVIHVAGTNGKGSTCAMIDAVSRSAGNRTGLFTSPHLIDFRERIRVSGNEIPEVDCAAMLTELRGICEGLDPHPTFFEITLALAMRWFRERDCEVIVLETGMGGRLDATTAVPADVCAITPIGLDHMQWLGETIEQIAAEKAGIFVEGKPAISAPQEDGVRRVLKKEANERRSPLSFIELPLEGYPIALPGLHQRWNAALAVECLHAAGIHLDYGTLHHGLSTVRWPGRFEVITYRDREVILDGAHNPQGAEVLVRTWREQYRDRKAVLVFSAVAAKDVSGILALLAPLAAEIHLSPVDTPRALPTEEIAASLPPGSPGHECHPSFDAALGAALRADGPILIAGSLFLVGEAKAKLQGGEFQASTQ from the coding sequence ATGACCTATCAGGAATCCATCGACTGGCTTTTCTCCACGCAGCTTTTCGGCATCAAGCTGGGGCTAGAGGGGCCCCGGCGTTTGTTGAAAGAGTATCTCGCCTACCCCGATCACGGCGTGAAGGTGATCCATGTCGCGGGCACGAACGGGAAGGGGAGCACCTGCGCGATGATCGACGCGGTATCCCGTTCCGCAGGCAATCGCACCGGCCTCTTCACTTCGCCCCACCTCATCGATTTCCGTGAGCGTATCCGCGTCTCCGGAAATGAGATTCCGGAGGTCGACTGCGCGGCGATGCTCACCGAGCTCCGGGGCATCTGCGAGGGACTCGATCCGCACCCCACCTTCTTCGAAATCACTCTCGCTCTCGCCATGCGTTGGTTCCGCGAGAGGGATTGCGAGGTCATCGTTCTGGAAACCGGCATGGGCGGCCGCTTGGACGCCACCACGGCGGTTCCCGCGGATGTGTGTGCGATCACTCCGATCGGCCTCGACCACATGCAGTGGCTGGGTGAAACCATCGAACAGATCGCGGCCGAGAAGGCCGGCATCTTCGTGGAGGGCAAGCCTGCCATCTCTGCTCCCCAGGAAGACGGCGTGCGTCGCGTCTTGAAAAAGGAAGCGAATGAGCGGCGCTCACCTCTGAGCTTCATCGAGCTTCCTTTGGAGGGATATCCCATCGCGTTGCCCGGGCTCCACCAACGCTGGAACGCGGCCCTCGCCGTGGAGTGCCTGCATGCCGCAGGGATTCATCTCGACTACGGCACGCTTCATCACGGGCTCTCCACGGTCCGCTGGCCGGGCCGCTTCGAGGTGATCACTTATCGTGACCGCGAGGTCATCTTGGACGGCGCACACAATCCCCAAGGGGCGGAGGTTCTGGTCCGCACTTGGCGCGAGCAATACCGGGATCGGAAGGCGGTGCTCGTCTTCAGCGCTGTGGCAGCGAAGGATGTCAGCGGCATTCTCGCTCTGCTCGCGCCCTTGGCAGCGGAGATTCACCTCTCCCCGGTCGACACACCCCGGGCGCTGCCTACGGAGGAGATCGCCGCCAGCTTGCCCCCGGGCTCACCCGGGCACGAATGTCATCCAAGTTTCGATGCCGCTCTTGGAGCCGCCCTGCGAGCCGATGGTCCGATCCTGATCGCGGGATCTCTCTTCTTGGTCGGCGAGGCCAAGGCCAAGCTGCAAGGCGGCGAGTTCCAAGCCAGTACGCAGTGA
- the accD gene encoding acetyl-CoA carboxylase, carboxyltransferase subunit beta, with translation MGIFNKPPLRPGRGRDDMPEGLWAKCPDCGAMLHKLELKQHLQTCHHCGYHFLMDSRERIELLADPNTFQETEQGMISANPLGFTNYREKVGGMRDKTGLDDAVVTGRLSIGGQPAMIAVMDFKFFAGSMGSVVGEKITRAVELAIAEKRGVVIISASSGARMQEGMLSLMQMAKTCGALARLSEACLPYISVMTHPTTGGVTASFATIGDINLAEPKCMIGFAGPRVVKETTHQNLPPGFQTAEFMLEHGLVDAIVPRPKLRDKLAQLLGYMMPVA, from the coding sequence ATGGGTATCTTCAACAAGCCTCCCCTCCGCCCCGGCCGCGGCCGCGATGACATGCCGGAGGGTCTCTGGGCCAAGTGTCCCGACTGCGGGGCCATGCTGCACAAGCTCGAGCTCAAGCAGCACCTCCAGACCTGCCATCACTGCGGCTATCACTTCCTGATGGATTCCCGCGAGCGCATCGAGCTCCTCGCGGATCCGAATACCTTCCAGGAAACCGAGCAGGGGATGATTTCCGCGAACCCGCTGGGCTTCACCAACTACCGCGAAAAGGTCGGCGGCATGCGCGACAAGACCGGCTTGGATGATGCGGTCGTTACCGGCCGTCTCAGCATCGGCGGTCAGCCCGCCATGATCGCGGTCATGGACTTCAAGTTCTTTGCCGGCTCGATGGGCTCGGTGGTCGGTGAGAAAATCACCCGTGCCGTGGAGCTCGCCATCGCGGAGAAACGCGGCGTGGTGATCATCTCCGCATCCTCCGGTGCCCGTATGCAGGAGGGCATGCTCTCCCTCATGCAGATGGCCAAGACCTGCGGCGCTCTCGCCCGTCTCTCGGAGGCCTGCCTGCCTTACATCTCGGTCATGACCCACCCGACCACGGGCGGGGTCACTGCCTCCTTCGCGACCATCGGCGATATCAATCTCGCGGAACCGAAATGCATGATCGGCTTCGCTGGTCCGCGCGTGGTGAAGGAAACAACCCACCAGAATCTGCCGCCCGGTTTCCAGACTGCGGAGTTCATGCTCGAGCACGGCCTCGTCGATGCCATCGTGCCGCGCCCCAAGCTCCGGGACAAGCTGGCCCAGTTGCTCGGCTATATGATGCCGGTCGCCTGA
- a CDS encoding ComF family protein, with protein sequence MDTVPAKGIRRLWNGALDLLFPSICHVCGDRTHGERSLCDTCSAAIPSLEAPFCLRCAEPFEGKIEMDFECANCRNLDFSFDFARPAIANQPVVLDMIHQLKYQRRIHLAPELGRLAARSFEEDPRLLEALDQKWPLVPVPLHRRRKLWRHFNQAEEIARPVSRLTGLPLLLGLKRLRGTESQTRLSRAQRLLNLHGAFGLSSAGRRFFREKPAGALLVDDVFTTGATTGECARILRREGVQKVVVLTVMRG encoded by the coding sequence ATGGACACCGTCCCGGCCAAGGGCATCCGCCGCCTGTGGAACGGGGCGCTCGACCTCCTTTTTCCGAGCATCTGCCACGTCTGCGGCGATCGCACCCACGGAGAGCGTTCTCTCTGCGATACCTGCTCGGCAGCCATCCCTTCGCTGGAGGCGCCTTTCTGCCTCCGCTGTGCCGAACCTTTCGAAGGCAAGATCGAGATGGATTTCGAGTGCGCGAACTGCCGGAATCTCGACTTCTCCTTCGACTTCGCCCGGCCGGCGATCGCCAATCAGCCGGTGGTTCTGGACATGATCCACCAGCTCAAGTACCAGCGGCGGATCCACCTCGCCCCGGAGCTCGGCCGCTTGGCCGCCCGCTCCTTCGAGGAAGATCCCCGGCTTCTGGAAGCCTTGGACCAGAAGTGGCCGCTGGTGCCGGTTCCCTTGCACCGCCGTCGCAAGCTCTGGCGCCACTTCAACCAAGCCGAGGAGATCGCCCGTCCCGTCTCCCGGCTCACGGGACTACCGCTGCTCCTCGGGCTGAAGCGGCTCCGGGGCACGGAGAGCCAGACCCGCCTCAGCCGGGCCCAGCGTCTCCTGAACCTCCACGGGGCCTTCGGCCTATCCTCCGCAGGGCGCAGGTTTTTTAGAGAGAAGCCCGCCGGAGCCTTGCTCGTGGACGACGTTTTCACCACCGGTGCCACCACCGGCGAATGCGCCCGCATCTTGCGGCGGGAAGGGGTTCAAAAGGTGGTTGTCCTCACCGTAATGCGCGGTTAG
- a CDS encoding CPBP family intramembrane glutamic endopeptidase: MAASLALAALISPWLFQLGKGFAEVFSEKSSGWPVKDLADAAARSDFPRYFNRAVMLSAVVLLFPFVSWLRLGRPPGSYRDTPWSLRLPDHAVVSDLGQPLQRNPHGWLQFGTGFVLAAGLLLFSGWVMVQSGCFIWRDAPVSTRGVPNRFIETIQWLKVVEKAIPAALVVSLIEEILFRGILLGIFLRAMRPPVAIAVLSFLFAFVHFMEPPPGVVISDPESSGAGFFLLGKIFSQFADPMPMVSTFLVLSAVGVVLAYSRYRTASLWLPVGLHLGWVFGEKVFKAATWPVRGLPSELHWFVGETLKEGLLPLSVIAVTGFLVHAMTREREQIADYRS; the protein is encoded by the coding sequence GTGGCAGCGTCCCTTGCCCTCGCCGCTTTGATCTCCCCATGGCTTTTCCAGTTGGGCAAGGGCTTTGCCGAGGTGTTCTCCGAGAAATCTTCCGGCTGGCCGGTGAAGGACTTGGCAGATGCCGCCGCCCGTTCGGATTTCCCCCGTTACTTCAACCGCGCGGTGATGCTTTCCGCCGTGGTGCTGCTTTTCCCCTTTGTCAGTTGGCTGCGCTTGGGCCGCCCGCCGGGTAGCTATCGGGATACCCCTTGGTCCCTGCGCTTGCCGGATCATGCCGTGGTCAGCGACTTGGGCCAGCCGCTGCAGCGGAATCCGCATGGCTGGCTTCAATTCGGCACCGGCTTCGTGCTCGCCGCCGGCCTCCTGCTCTTCTCCGGCTGGGTCATGGTCCAGTCGGGCTGCTTTATCTGGCGGGATGCCCCGGTTTCCACCCGTGGAGTCCCGAACCGCTTCATCGAAACGATCCAATGGCTTAAGGTGGTGGAAAAGGCCATCCCCGCCGCCCTGGTCGTCAGCCTGATCGAGGAGATCCTGTTCCGCGGCATCCTCCTCGGCATTTTCCTCCGCGCGATGCGCCCGCCTGTCGCCATTGCCGTGCTTTCGTTCCTCTTCGCCTTCGTGCATTTCATGGAGCCCCCGCCGGGTGTCGTGATCTCCGATCCGGAATCCTCCGGCGCCGGCTTCTTCCTCCTCGGGAAGATCTTCAGCCAGTTCGCGGACCCCATGCCGATGGTTTCCACCTTCCTCGTGCTCTCGGCAGTAGGTGTGGTACTGGCCTATTCCCGCTATCGCACCGCCTCCCTGTGGCTGCCCGTAGGGCTCCACCTCGGCTGGGTTTTCGGGGAGAAGGTGTTCAAGGCTGCCACTTGGCCGGTCCGCGGTTTGCCCAGTGAACTCCATTGGTTCGTGGGAGAAACCTTGAAAGAGGGGCTTCTGCCGCTCTCGGTGATCGCCGTGACCGGCTTCCTGGTCCACGCGATGACCCGCGAGCGCGAGCAGATCGCCGATTATCGAAGCTGA